One segment of Variovorax sp. PAMC28562 DNA contains the following:
- a CDS encoding TonB-dependent receptor domain-containing protein, with protein sequence MKTSVLLLAALLQVPLLALAQSPPSLSETVVTATRVPQPLSKLVADVSIVDRETIERSGAVGVADVLARLPGVEITRNGGVGNATSVFLRGADTRFTAVYVDGVRVDSQSTGGATWESIPLAQIDRIEVLRGPAAAVYGSDAIGGVIQLFTRRGEGVASPYVGFGFGSKGLRTSQAGVSGSAGAFDYSIGAAYQENAGFDVRTRSVASHDPDKDYYHASSANVRLGYQINAQQRIDATVLESETNSGYDNYGYDPKQPVNDRNLYHLRTAGLSWSAQWTEAYSTKLSVTDSNSRYETTPSAYITQTQLRNYLFQNEYRLGASLFTAALERREDKLFNPALDSFSTTIFRKRSQDALALGYGFNQGAHSLQLNVRHDNDSEFGGKTTGSAAYGYSFAQNWRATASAGTAFRAPTLYQRFSEYGNAGLQPETSLNAEIGLRYADAATTGSIVAYRNRVRNLITFDNDSTACSSGFGCYANTARAVLRGVTLAGSHHIGDVTLRGSLDFQDPKDAETDKLLALRSRRHATLGADWRVAGWTLGAEVQASGFRYADAANKKTLGGYTLFNLSASTEIVRDVTLLARVDNLGDKNYQLVDGYATPGRAVYVGVKWQPH encoded by the coding sequence ATGAAAACCAGTGTTCTCCTGCTTGCCGCCTTGCTGCAAGTGCCACTCCTTGCGCTCGCACAAAGCCCGCCATCGCTCAGCGAAACGGTGGTCACCGCGACCCGCGTACCGCAGCCCCTGTCTAAATTGGTCGCTGATGTGTCGATCGTCGACCGCGAAACGATCGAGCGCAGCGGCGCCGTCGGCGTTGCCGACGTGTTGGCACGTTTGCCCGGCGTCGAGATCACGCGCAACGGTGGTGTCGGCAACGCAACCAGCGTGTTCCTTCGCGGCGCCGACACGCGTTTCACGGCTGTGTATGTCGATGGCGTGCGTGTCGATTCGCAGTCGACCGGCGGTGCCACGTGGGAAAGCATTCCACTGGCGCAGATCGACCGCATTGAAGTGCTGCGAGGCCCGGCCGCTGCGGTCTACGGCTCGGACGCCATTGGCGGCGTGATCCAGCTCTTCACGCGGCGCGGCGAAGGGGTTGCCAGTCCGTATGTCGGCTTCGGTTTCGGCAGCAAGGGCTTGCGTACATCGCAGGCCGGCGTCAGTGGTTCGGCCGGCGCTTTCGACTATTCGATCGGCGCGGCGTACCAGGAAAACGCTGGGTTCGACGTACGCACGCGATCGGTCGCCAGCCATGATCCGGACAAGGACTACTACCATGCGAGCTCGGCTAACGTGCGACTCGGCTACCAGATCAACGCGCAGCAGCGGATCGACGCCACGGTGCTCGAAAGCGAAACCAATTCGGGCTACGACAACTATGGCTACGACCCGAAGCAGCCGGTGAACGACCGCAACCTCTACCATTTGCGCACCGCCGGCCTGAGTTGGTCGGCGCAGTGGACAGAGGCCTACAGCACCAAGCTTTCGGTGACCGACTCAAACTCGCGATACGAAACGACGCCGTCGGCTTACATCACGCAAACGCAGCTGCGCAACTACCTGTTCCAAAACGAGTACCGCCTCGGCGCCAGCCTGTTCACCGCGGCGCTGGAGCGTCGTGAAGACAAGCTCTTCAACCCGGCACTGGACAGCTTCAGCACCACCATCTTCAGGAAGCGCTCACAAGACGCGCTGGCGCTCGGCTACGGTTTCAATCAGGGCGCTCATTCGCTGCAACTTAACGTGCGTCATGACAACGACAGCGAGTTCGGTGGCAAGACCACCGGCAGCGCAGCCTACGGCTATTCGTTTGCGCAGAACTGGCGTGCGACCGCTTCCGCTGGCACGGCATTCCGCGCACCCACCCTGTACCAGCGCTTCAGCGAATACGGCAACGCGGGCCTGCAGCCCGAGACTTCGCTCAACGCCGAGATCGGATTGCGATACGCCGATGCCGCGACAACAGGCAGCATCGTGGCCTACCGCAATCGCGTGCGAAATCTCATCACTTTCGACAATGACTCGACCGCGTGCAGCTCCGGCTTCGGTTGCTACGCGAACACCGCCCGCGCCGTGCTGCGGGGCGTTACCCTTGCAGGCAGCCATCACATCGGCGACGTGACGCTGCGCGGTTCGCTCGACTTCCAGGACCCGAAGGACGCCGAGACAGACAAGCTGCTGGCCCTGCGCTCGCGTCGGCATGCCACGCTGGGTGCTGACTGGCGTGTTGCCGGATGGACCTTGGGTGCCGAAGTTCAGGCCTCGGGCTTTCGCTATGCGGATGCGGCCAACAAAAAGACGCTCGGTGGTTACACGCTGTTCAATCTCAGTGCGAGCACCGAGATTGTTCGCGACGTGACGCTTTTGGCGCGCGTCGACAACTTGGGTGACAAAAACTACCAGCTGGTCGATGGCTACGCAACTCCGGGCCGTGCTGTCTATGTGGGTGTCAAGTGGCAGCCACACTGA
- a CDS encoding cell division protein ZapB, with protein sequence MSAASPIDQIADRVERLLVRHEEVQRTNALLQEQVDALTRERDALKSRLAAARTRIDALLDRLPADPPSPEDSAA encoded by the coding sequence ATGTCCGCCGCCAGTCCCATTGACCAGATCGCCGACCGAGTCGAGCGCCTCCTGGTTCGCCACGAAGAGGTGCAACGCACCAATGCGCTGTTGCAGGAACAGGTCGATGCGCTGACGCGGGAGCGCGACGCGCTCAAATCGCGGCTCGCGGCTGCCCGAACGCGTATCGACGCGCTGCTAGATCGGCTGCCGGCCGACCCACCCTCTCCTGAAGATTCCGCCGCATGA
- a CDS encoding cell division protein ZapA — protein MKQIEVQIMGQSYLLGCPADGESQLRSAVDHVDAAMCKIRDAGKVKARDRIAVLASLNIAFDLIQAQAASASAAEVAVAPVAAAASPVAPLLPMATPSDTANHAELDDPRLPQLLQRLDNALAGDGHLL, from the coding sequence ATGAAGCAGATAGAAGTACAGATCATGGGCCAGAGCTACTTGCTCGGCTGCCCCGCAGACGGCGAGTCGCAATTGCGCAGCGCGGTCGACCACGTCGACGCTGCCATGTGCAAGATTCGCGATGCCGGCAAGGTGAAGGCGCGCGACCGCATCGCCGTGCTGGCCTCGCTGAATATCGCATTCGATTTGATTCAGGCGCAGGCCGCATCCGCATCTGCTGCCGAGGTCGCGGTCGCCCCCGTCGCCGCAGCCGCGAGCCCGGTCGCACCGCTCTTGCCGATGGCCACGCCCTCAGATACAGCGAATCACGCCGAGCTGGACGACCCACGCCTGCCGCAACTTTTGCAGCGCCTCGACAATGCCCTCGCGGGCGATGGACATTTGCTCTGA
- a CDS encoding enoyl-CoA hydratase/isomerase family protein codes for MSASVSLQREGRVAWVTLTNASRLNAMTRAMWRELRDVFAVVGIDEGLRCIVVRGAGSAFCAGGDISEYPSFRFDTERLRAFHEDEVWTALQAMLDCRVPLVAQIEGACMGAGLEIASCCDIRIAGVSAKFGAPIAKLGFPMAPREAALVHGSMGDVLARDMLLAAGVHSAARLYDAGFLLHVLPDAEVPVAARDHALRIAALAPQAARFNKRTFAALNESVSSEVQGLLRGAYDYADSPEHREGIAAFLAKRAPDF; via the coding sequence GTGAGCGCCTCGGTCTCTCTACAGCGCGAGGGCCGCGTCGCATGGGTCACGCTCACGAACGCATCCAGGCTGAATGCGATGACGCGTGCCATGTGGCGCGAACTGCGGGACGTGTTCGCCGTTGTCGGCATCGACGAAGGCTTGCGGTGCATCGTCGTGCGCGGTGCCGGCAGCGCCTTTTGCGCGGGTGGCGACATCTCGGAGTACCCGTCGTTTCGATTCGACACCGAGCGGCTCCGCGCTTTCCACGAGGACGAGGTGTGGACCGCGCTGCAGGCGATGCTCGACTGCCGCGTGCCATTGGTCGCGCAGATCGAAGGCGCTTGTATGGGCGCCGGCCTGGAGATCGCGAGCTGCTGCGACATCCGCATCGCAGGCGTCTCCGCGAAGTTCGGCGCACCGATCGCCAAGCTGGGCTTCCCGATGGCGCCGCGCGAAGCCGCGTTGGTACACGGTTCGATGGGTGACGTGCTCGCGCGCGACATGCTGCTGGCGGCCGGCGTGCACAGCGCCGCACGCTTGTACGACGCCGGCTTTTTGCTGCATGTACTGCCCGACGCGGAGGTGCCCGTCGCCGCGCGCGACCATGCGCTGCGAATCGCGGCGCTGGCACCACAGGCCGCGCGATTCAACAAGCGCACTTTCGCTGCCTTGAACGAGTCGGTATCGAGCGAGGTTCAGGGCCTGCTGCGGGGCGCGTACGACTACGCTGATTCTCCCGAGCACCGCGAAGGCATTGCCGCCTTTCTCGCCAAACGCGCTCCCGATTTTTGA
- the lgt gene encoding prolipoprotein diacylglyceryl transferase has product MLMYPQINPVALQLGPIAIHWYGLTYLAAFALFFFLATRRLRHEPYRSLDSAAAWARKDIEDMLFLGVMGVIVGGRLGYCLFYKPGYYLTHPLEIFFVWQGGMSFHGGMLGVIASMIWYSHSRARPFWQVMDFIAPCVPLGLAAGRVGNFINGELWGRFSSPDLPWGMVFPQSGSMLPRHPSQVYQFLLEGILLFVLLWLYARKERKQGQVAAMFLIGYGIFRFIAEFFREPDDFLGLRALNLSQGQWLCVPMVLFGIGLWLWAARRPVPARVTTS; this is encoded by the coding sequence ATGCTCATGTATCCGCAGATCAACCCCGTTGCCCTCCAGCTCGGACCGATCGCCATCCACTGGTATGGCCTGACCTATCTGGCCGCATTCGCGCTCTTCTTTTTTCTGGCGACGCGGCGCCTGCGTCACGAGCCATACCGATCGCTCGATAGCGCAGCGGCATGGGCGCGCAAAGACATCGAGGACATGCTGTTTCTCGGTGTGATGGGTGTCATCGTCGGCGGCCGGCTGGGTTATTGCCTCTTCTACAAACCCGGCTACTACCTGACGCATCCGCTCGAAATCTTCTTCGTTTGGCAGGGTGGGATGAGCTTTCACGGCGGCATGCTCGGCGTCATCGCTTCCATGATCTGGTATTCCCATTCGCGGGCACGTCCGTTCTGGCAGGTGATGGATTTCATCGCGCCGTGCGTGCCGTTGGGGCTGGCGGCGGGGCGCGTCGGCAACTTCATCAACGGCGAGCTGTGGGGCCGCTTCAGCAGCCCCGATCTGCCGTGGGGCATGGTGTTTCCGCAGAGCGGCTCGATGCTCCCGCGGCATCCGTCGCAGGTGTATCAGTTCCTGCTCGAAGGCATTCTGCTGTTCGTGCTGCTGTGGCTCTATGCGCGCAAGGAACGCAAGCAAGGCCAGGTGGCGGCGATGTTCCTGATCGGCTACGGCATCTTCCGTTTCATCGCCGAGTTCTTTCGCGAGCCGGACGACTTTCTCGGCCTGCGGGCGCTCAACCTGAGCCAGGGCCAATGGCTCTGCGTGCCGATGGTGCTCTTCGGCATCGGCCTCTGGTTGTGGGCCGCGCGGCGCCCGGTGCCGGCACGGGTCACGACGTCATAG
- a CDS encoding LysR family transcriptional regulator produces MKEAMVDLRAWRQFVAVAEELHFGRAAVRLHMTQPPVTQAIAQLEKTLGVMLFDRTRRRVALTPAGETLLPDVRELLARAQALPARARAAAAGEVGRVRLAFVSTIGFETLPAWVREFRALCPEVALELVEATGDAQLEAFARGDIDAGLMLHSPGFAPPGLERLPVSEEPLVLALPARHPLARVNRPALSDVLAQPLVIFPRRILPSLHDAIVGLYHAAGLAPAIAQEAIQMQTIVNLVWGAIGVAWVPQSVTQFRRAGVVYRKAEELASATRRKSSPVLPGCETSLVWPAQNTNAALARFVAFVRQRGGG; encoded by the coding sequence ATGAAAGAAGCCATGGTGGATCTGCGTGCCTGGCGGCAGTTCGTCGCTGTCGCAGAAGAACTGCACTTTGGTCGCGCGGCAGTGCGACTGCACATGACGCAGCCGCCGGTGACGCAGGCGATCGCGCAGCTCGAGAAGACCCTCGGCGTGATGCTGTTCGACCGAACGCGACGCCGCGTTGCGCTGACCCCGGCGGGCGAAACGTTGTTGCCGGACGTGCGCGAACTGTTGGCCCGAGCGCAGGCGCTCCCCGCCCGTGCTCGGGCTGCTGCCGCAGGTGAAGTGGGCCGTGTGCGGCTCGCGTTCGTTTCGACCATCGGCTTCGAGACACTGCCGGCCTGGGTGCGTGAATTTCGTGCGCTATGCCCGGAGGTCGCGCTCGAACTCGTCGAGGCGACCGGCGATGCGCAGCTCGAAGCCTTTGCGCGCGGCGACATCGACGCCGGCCTCATGCTGCATTCGCCAGGCTTCGCACCGCCGGGGCTGGAGCGCCTGCCGGTGTCCGAAGAGCCGCTGGTGCTCGCGTTGCCGGCACGGCACCCGCTGGCCCGCGTAAATCGACCAGCGCTGAGCGACGTGCTGGCGCAACCGCTCGTGATCTTTCCGCGGCGCATCCTGCCTTCCCTGCACGATGCCATCGTCGGTCTGTATCACGCGGCCGGTCTTGCACCTGCCATCGCGCAAGAGGCGATCCAGATGCAGACCATCGTGAACCTCGTGTGGGGCGCCATCGGCGTGGCGTGGGTGCCGCAGAGCGTGACGCAATTCCGTCGTGCCGGCGTGGTTTATAGGAAAGCAGAGGAACTGGCATCCGCAACGCGGCGCAAGTCGTCACCTGTGTTGCCGGGCTGCGAGACGAGCCTGGTGTGGCCTGCGCAAAATACCAACGCGGCGCTGGCGCGCTTCGTGGCGTTCGTGCGGCAGCGGGGCGGCGGCTGA
- the ilvD gene encoding dihydroxy-acid dehydratase translates to MANEPLQINRRSANIVEGKARAPNRSMFYAMGYEEADFKKPMVGVANGHSTITPCNSGLQKLADAAIEGIEEAGGNAQVFGTPTISDGMAMGTEGMKYSLVSREVISDCIETCVGGQWMDGVLVVGGCDKNMPGGMMGMLRANVPAIYVYGGTILPGRYKGQDLNIVSVFEAVGQNAAGNMSDEDLREIEMRAIPGPGSCGGMYTANTMSSAFEALGMSLPYSSTMANPHDEKQNSAKESAKVLIEAIKKDLKPRDIVTKKAIENAVAVIMATGGSTNAVLHFLAIAHTADVEWTIDDFERMRKKVPVLCDLKPSGKYLAVDLHKAGGIPQVMKVLLKAGLLHGDCITITGETIAEVLKDVPDVPRADQDVIRPIDKPMYAQGHLAILKGNLSPEGAVAKITGLKNPVITGPARVFDDEQSALVAILAGKIVAGDVMVLRYLGPKGGPGMPEMLAPTGALIGAGLGETVGLITDGRFSGGTWGMVVGHVAPEAYAGGTIAFVEEGDSITIDAHKLVLELNVPEAEIDKRRKAWKAPAPRYTRGVQAKFAFNASSASSGAVLDKY, encoded by the coding sequence ATGGCCAACGAACCCCTCCAGATCAACCGCCGCAGCGCCAACATCGTCGAAGGCAAAGCGCGCGCGCCCAACCGTTCGATGTTCTATGCCATGGGCTACGAGGAGGCCGACTTCAAGAAGCCGATGGTCGGCGTGGCCAACGGCCACAGCACCATCACACCGTGCAACTCGGGCCTGCAGAAACTGGCCGACGCGGCCATCGAAGGGATCGAGGAAGCCGGCGGCAATGCGCAGGTGTTCGGCACGCCGACCATCAGCGACGGCATGGCGATGGGCACCGAAGGCATGAAGTACTCGCTGGTTAGCCGTGAAGTCATCAGCGACTGCATCGAGACCTGCGTTGGTGGTCAGTGGATGGACGGCGTGCTGGTGGTCGGCGGCTGCGACAAGAACATGCCGGGCGGCATGATGGGCATGCTGCGCGCCAACGTGCCGGCGATCTACGTCTACGGCGGCACCATCCTGCCGGGCCGCTACAAGGGGCAAGACCTGAACATCGTCAGCGTGTTCGAAGCGGTCGGCCAGAACGCCGCCGGCAACATGAGCGACGAAGACCTGCGCGAGATCGAGATGCGCGCCATTCCCGGTCCCGGCTCGTGCGGCGGCATGTACACCGCGAACACGATGTCGAGCGCGTTCGAAGCACTCGGCATGTCGCTGCCCTACTCGTCGACCATGGCCAATCCGCACGACGAAAAGCAGAACTCGGCCAAGGAGTCGGCCAAGGTGCTGATCGAGGCGATCAAGAAAGACCTGAAGCCGCGCGACATCGTGACCAAGAAGGCGATCGAGAACGCAGTGGCTGTGATCATGGCGACCGGTGGCTCGACCAACGCGGTGCTGCACTTCCTGGCGATCGCGCACACGGCCGACGTCGAATGGACCATCGACGACTTCGAGCGCATGCGCAAGAAAGTGCCGGTGCTGTGCGACCTGAAGCCGAGCGGCAAATACCTGGCGGTCGACCTGCACAAGGCCGGTGGCATTCCACAAGTGATGAAGGTGTTGCTGAAGGCCGGCCTGTTGCACGGTGACTGCATCACCATCACCGGCGAGACCATTGCCGAAGTGCTGAAAGACGTGCCTGACGTCCCGCGCGCCGACCAGGACGTGATCCGCCCGATCGACAAGCCGATGTATGCCCAGGGTCACCTCGCCATCCTCAAGGGCAACCTGTCCCCTGAAGGCGCTGTTGCCAAGATCACCGGCCTGAAGAACCCCGTCATCACCGGCCCGGCGCGCGTGTTCGACGACGAACAGTCGGCCTTGGTTGCCATCCTTGCCGGCAAGATCGTCGCTGGCGACGTGATGGTGCTGCGCTACCTCGGCCCCAAGGGCGGACCGGGCATGCCGGAGATGTTGGCCCCGACCGGCGCGCTCATCGGTGCCGGCCTGGGTGAAACTGTCGGACTGATCACCGACGGCCGCTTTTCCGGCGGCACCTGGGGCATGGTCGTGGGCCACGTCGCTCCTGAAGCCTATGCCGGCGGCACCATCGCGTTCGTCGAAGAAGGCGACTCGATCACCATCGACGCGCACAAGCTGGTGCTCGAATTGAACGTGCCCGAAGCCGAGATCGACAAGCGCCGCAAAGCGTGGAAGGCGCCGGCGCCGCGCTACACGCGCGGCGTGCAGGCCAAGTTCGCGTTCAATGCGTCGAGCGCGAGTTCGGGTGCGGTGCTGGACAAGTACTGA
- a CDS encoding TIGR04438 family Trp-rich protein produces MLFLLIGVLGAVLKYLEVGFIAQWSWWIVLIPFALAVAWWAYADASGYTKRRVVEKENLRKQNRIDRQRSALGMLNSRSAQKRRK; encoded by the coding sequence ATGTTGTTTTTGCTGATCGGTGTGCTGGGCGCGGTGTTGAAGTACCTCGAGGTCGGCTTCATCGCTCAATGGAGCTGGTGGATCGTGCTGATTCCCTTCGCGCTCGCGGTGGCATGGTGGGCCTACGCCGATGCGTCGGGCTACACCAAGCGCCGCGTCGTCGAGAAAGAAAACCTGCGCAAGCAAAACCGCATCGACCGCCAGCGCAGCGCGCTGGGCATGTTGAACAGCCGGTCGGCGCAGAAGCGGCGCAAGTAA
- a CDS encoding c-type cytochrome — MKKALFSVVCCLFVTGTAIADPADLALATSKNCMSCHAVERKVLGPSFKDVAAKYKDDKGAVDMLATKIKRGGSGVWGPVPMPANTQVSDADARKLAAWVLSAK, encoded by the coding sequence ATGAAAAAAGCACTGTTCTCCGTCGTTTGCTGCCTCTTCGTGACGGGCACCGCCATCGCCGATCCGGCTGATTTGGCGTTGGCGACATCGAAGAACTGCATGAGCTGCCACGCGGTCGAGCGCAAGGTACTGGGACCGTCTTTCAAGGACGTGGCCGCCAAATACAAGGACGACAAGGGTGCGGTCGACATGCTGGCGACCAAGATCAAGAGGGGCGGCTCCGGTGTTTGGGGGCCGGTGCCAATGCCGGCGAACACGCAGGTCAGCGATGCCGACGCCCGGAAGCTGGCTGCCTGGGTCCTTTCGGCCAAGTAA
- a CDS encoding LapA family protein, with amino-acid sequence MGVRTGALVLVVVLIAALAALNWGGLSAPTIMSIGVMQVTAPLGLIMLGLTALLGLMFLVYVFYLQSTLMLDTRRHTKELQAQRELADKAEASRFTELRAFIEAQEQKQATRAADMERAVLARVDQSDNTMAAHIGQLEDRLDRRSATIITPPPGA; translated from the coding sequence ATGGGTGTCAGAACCGGAGCGTTGGTATTGGTAGTGGTGTTGATCGCGGCATTGGCTGCGCTCAACTGGGGCGGGCTGTCGGCGCCGACGATCATGTCGATCGGCGTGATGCAGGTGACGGCGCCGCTCGGGCTCATCATGCTGGGGCTGACCGCCTTGCTCGGGCTGATGTTCCTGGTCTACGTGTTCTATCTGCAGAGCACGTTGATGCTCGACACGCGTCGCCACACCAAAGAGCTGCAAGCGCAGCGTGAATTGGCCGACAAGGCCGAGGCCTCGCGCTTTACGGAGTTGCGGGCCTTCATCGAGGCGCAGGAGCAGAAACAGGCGACACGTGCCGCCGATATGGAGCGCGCTGTGCTGGCCCGGGTAGATCAGTCGGACAACACGATGGCTGCACACATCGGGCAACTGGAAGACCGGCTGGACCGCCGCTCGGCGACCATCATCACGCCACCGCCGGGCGCCTGA
- the acs gene encoding acetate--CoA ligase codes for MSSASTIESVLVENRVFPPDERAQNGARIASMAAYDALCKEAQTDPEGFWTRLAKENLTWTTPFTRTLDESNAPFYQWFGDGELNASANCLDKHMGTPVENKTAVIFEADDGAVTHVTYKELLARVSQFANGLKAAGIQKGDRVIVYMPMTVEGVIAMQACARIGATHSVVFGGFSAKALQERIIDAGAVAVITSNYQMRGGKELPLKAIVDDGIALGGCESIKNVLVYERTKTACNMIVGRDKTFEQLMHGQSTDCPATPVNAEHPLFILYTSGSTGKPKGVQHATGGYLLWAKLTMDWTFDIRPEDVFWCTADIGWITGHTYVAYGPLAAGATQVVFEGVPTFPHAGRFWQMIEKHKVSIFYTAPTAIRSLIKAAESDEKVHPKNWDLSSLRILGSVGEPINPEAWMWYHRNIGHEKCPIVDTFWQTETGGHVITPLPGATPLVPGSCTLPLPGIMAAIVDETGKDLPNGAGGMLVIKRPWPSMIRTIWNDPERFKKSYFPEEMGGTIYLAGDGAVRSTDRGYFRITGRIDDVLNVSGHRLGTMEIESALVSKTDIVAEAAVVGRPDDVTGEAVCAFVVLKRGRPTGDEAKQIANELRAWVAKEIGPIAKPKDIRFADNLPKTRSGKIMRRLLRSIAKGEAITQDTSTLENPAILEQLGQAY; via the coding sequence ATGAGCAGCGCATCCACGATTGAATCGGTTCTTGTCGAGAACCGTGTTTTTCCTCCGGACGAACGTGCGCAAAACGGCGCGCGCATCGCCAGCATGGCTGCGTACGACGCGCTGTGCAAGGAAGCCCAGACCGATCCCGAGGGCTTCTGGACGCGCCTCGCCAAAGAGAACCTGACCTGGACGACCCCCTTCACGCGCACGCTCGACGAGTCGAACGCGCCCTTCTATCAATGGTTCGGCGACGGCGAACTCAACGCCAGCGCCAACTGCCTCGACAAGCACATGGGCACGCCTGTCGAGAACAAGACGGCGGTCATCTTCGAAGCCGACGACGGGGCGGTCACCCATGTCACTTACAAGGAGTTGCTGGCACGCGTGAGCCAGTTTGCCAACGGGCTGAAGGCAGCAGGCATCCAGAAGGGCGACCGCGTCATCGTCTACATGCCGATGACGGTCGAGGGTGTCATCGCGATGCAGGCCTGCGCCCGCATCGGTGCAACGCACAGCGTCGTGTTCGGCGGCTTCTCGGCCAAGGCGCTGCAGGAACGCATCATCGATGCCGGTGCCGTGGCGGTGATCACCTCCAACTACCAGATGCGCGGCGGCAAGGAACTGCCGCTGAAGGCAATCGTCGACGACGGCATTGCGCTCGGCGGCTGCGAGTCGATCAAGAACGTGCTGGTGTACGAGCGCACGAAAACCGCCTGCAACATGATCGTGGGCCGCGACAAGACCTTCGAGCAGTTGATGCACGGCCAAAGCACCGACTGCCCGGCCACGCCGGTCAATGCCGAACACCCGCTCTTCATCCTCTACACCTCGGGCTCGACCGGCAAGCCCAAGGGCGTGCAACACGCGACTGGCGGCTATTTGCTGTGGGCCAAGCTCACGATGGACTGGACCTTCGATATCCGGCCTGAAGACGTCTTCTGGTGCACGGCCGACATCGGTTGGATCACCGGCCACACCTACGTCGCCTACGGTCCGCTGGCGGCCGGCGCCACGCAAGTGGTGTTTGAAGGCGTGCCGACGTTCCCGCACGCCGGTCGCTTCTGGCAAATGATCGAGAAGCACAAGGTCTCGATTTTCTACACCGCACCAACGGCTATCCGCTCGCTCATCAAGGCGGCCGAATCCGACGAAAAGGTGCATCCGAAGAACTGGGATCTGTCGAGCCTGCGCATCCTCGGTTCGGTCGGCGAGCCGATCAATCCGGAGGCTTGGATGTGGTACCACCGGAACATCGGCCACGAGAAATGTCCGATCGTCGACACTTTCTGGCAGACCGAAACGGGCGGCCACGTGATCACGCCGTTGCCTGGCGCGACGCCGCTGGTGCCGGGTTCGTGCACCTTGCCGCTGCCAGGAATCATGGCCGCCATCGTCGATGAAACCGGCAAGGATTTGCCCAACGGCGCCGGTGGCATGCTGGTCATCAAGCGGCCGTGGCCTTCGATGATCCGCACCATCTGGAACGACCCGGAGCGCTTCAAGAAGAGCTACTTCCCGGAAGAGATGGGAGGCACGATTTATCTGGCGGGCGACGGCGCCGTGCGCAGCACCGATCGCGGCTACTTTCGCATCACCGGGCGTATCGACGACGTACTCAACGTGTCGGGTCACCGACTCGGCACGATGGAAATCGAATCAGCGCTGGTCTCCAAGACCGACATCGTGGCCGAGGCTGCAGTGGTCGGCCGTCCGGACGATGTGACGGGCGAGGCGGTGTGCGCCTTCGTCGTCCTCAAGCGCGGTCGACCGACCGGCGACGAGGCCAAGCAGATCGCCAACGAACTGCGAGCGTGGGTGGCGAAAGAGATCGGACCGATCGCCAAGCCCAAGGACATTCGATTTGCCGACAACCTGCCCAAGACGCGCAGCGGCAAGATCATGCGGCGCCTGTTGCGCAGCATCGCCAAGGGCGAGGCCATTACGCAGGACACCTCGACGCTGGAAAATCCCGCGATCCTCGAGCAACTCGGTCAAGCATACTGA
- a CDS encoding YqhA family protein, translating to MSIPDPQFPTQGKVSPLRPLPKLIFASRWLQLPLYLGLIVAQGVYVVHFLVELLHLVEAAFGSQTALQALISSIGYKTAAPIVTLNETVIMLVVLALIDVVMISNLLIMVIVGGYETFVSRMDLEGHRDQPEWLSHVNASVLKVKLATAIIGISSIHLLKTFINADNYTDRVLIAQTVIHITFLMSAMAIAYTDKLMARAPGEH from the coding sequence ATGTCCATTCCCGACCCGCAATTTCCCACACAAGGCAAGGTTTCGCCATTGCGCCCCCTGCCCAAGTTGATCTTCGCGAGCCGCTGGCTGCAATTGCCGCTGTACCTCGGGCTGATCGTCGCTCAGGGCGTGTACGTGGTGCACTTCCTGGTCGAACTGTTGCATCTGGTCGAGGCGGCGTTCGGCAGCCAGACGGCGCTGCAGGCACTGATCAGCAGCATCGGCTACAAGACCGCGGCGCCGATCGTCACGCTCAACGAGACGGTCATCATGCTGGTGGTGCTGGCGCTGATCGACGTGGTCATGATCAGCAACCTGCTCATCATGGTGATCGTGGGCGGCTACGAAACTTTCGTGAGCCGGATGGACCTCGAAGGCCACCGGGACCAGCCCGAGTGGCTGAGCCACGTGAACGCCTCTGTGCTCAAGGTGAAGCTGGCCACCGCCATCATCGGCATCAGCTCGATTCATCTGCTCAAGACCTTCATCAACGCCGACAACTACACCGACCGGGTGCTGATCGCGCAGACGGTGATCCACATCACCTTCCTGATGTCGGCCATGGCGATTGCGTACACCGACAAGCTGATGGCGCGCGCGCCGGGCGAGCACTGA